One window of the Candidatus Dependentiae bacterium genome contains the following:
- a CDS encoding RsmE family RNA methyltransferase, with protein MEHEFALYLDNLSHILKSQSDEYITIDDKDFFHRLVHVLRMHQGQKIILFDAMQHVEVLLDAFEGKSRVIGHIRAYHINKQLMPTVHFILPVLKREDLSEAVYGLAEAGVNSIQLVTTQKVQRVWGGQKELERLERVIIAAGEQAKQFSLPTLHAPIELSAYLVQLAKSAYKMYADPEGMALTTSIQQIPSSISELYIMVGPEGDLTPSEKELVHAASFNFFKLTPTILRAKQAAIVSAAVFRSIV; from the coding sequence ATGGAACATGAATTTGCATTGTATCTAGATAATTTATCGCATATACTCAAAAGTCAATCTGATGAATATATTACTATAGATGATAAAGATTTTTTTCATCGTTTAGTACATGTATTGCGTATGCATCAGGGGCAGAAAATTATCTTGTTTGATGCTATGCAACATGTAGAAGTACTTCTTGATGCATTTGAGGGTAAATCCCGTGTTATTGGGCATATTCGTGCATATCATATAAACAAACAGCTTATGCCAACTGTTCACTTTATATTGCCTGTGTTAAAAAGAGAAGATCTTTCTGAAGCGGTATACGGTCTGGCAGAGGCCGGAGTAAACTCTATTCAATTGGTTACTACACAGAAAGTCCAGCGAGTATGGGGTGGTCAAAAAGAACTCGAGCGACTTGAGCGAGTGATTATTGCTGCTGGAGAACAAGCAAAACAATTTTCATTGCCTACTTTGCATGCGCCAATTGAATTAAGTGCGTATCTTGTGCAATTGGCAAAAAGTGCATACAAAATGTATGCTGACCCAGAAGGTATGGCACTTACAACAAGTATTCAACAAATACCATCGTCCATTTCTGAATTATATATCATGGTTGGACCCGAAGGTGATTTGACGCCGTCAGAAAAAGAATTAGTTCACGCGGCATCATTTAATTTTTTTAAACTTACGCCAACTATTTTACGTGCAAAACAGGCTGCCATAGTAAGTGCTGCAGTTTTTCGGTCTATTGTATAA